A single region of the Sphingobium sp. TKS genome encodes:
- a CDS encoding MFS transporter yields MHSPSIPSHPLRFGNFRAYLLGRLTAVLAQYSMMIVLAWQAYNVARETMSTGAASAQLGLIGLAQFLPLFFLTPVTGWVADHFDRRKITCFTLILLVLASGTLAFATYEGRVSLPLIFGIAAIVGIARAFNGPAYSALAPNLVPREVLPNAIAISSVVWQTGMIAGPALGGYAYAIQPWGAYALASGLFAVAFLCMLLIGPVPQPPRDTSRHPVRQMIDGLTYVRGNRLVLATITLDLFAVLLAGATVLLPVYARDILHVGSAGLGHLAASPGIGAGITALFFSFRPMRTEVGLKMLGSVILFGIATIIFGATAFLPRNIAPEVGIGALILLGSADMVSVYVRQSLIQLHTPDEMRGRVSSLSQLTISASNELGEAESGFLAALVGPVAAVIGGGIGAIVITLIWARLFPELRLARTFDPPETKAAESKQEKAQ; encoded by the coding sequence ATGCATAGCCCTTCCATCCCCAGCCATCCTCTGCGCTTCGGCAATTTCCGGGCCTATCTGCTGGGGCGGCTGACGGCGGTGCTGGCGCAGTACAGCATGATGATCGTCCTCGCGTGGCAGGCCTATAATGTCGCCCGCGAGACGATGAGCACGGGCGCCGCCTCGGCCCAGCTCGGCCTCATCGGCCTGGCCCAGTTCTTGCCCCTGTTCTTCCTGACCCCGGTGACGGGCTGGGTGGCCGACCATTTCGACCGGCGCAAGATCACCTGCTTCACCCTGATCCTTCTGGTGCTGGCGTCGGGAACCCTCGCCTTTGCGACCTATGAAGGCAGGGTCAGCCTGCCGCTGATCTTCGGCATCGCCGCCATCGTCGGCATCGCCCGCGCCTTCAACGGCCCGGCCTATAGCGCGCTCGCCCCCAATCTGGTGCCGCGCGAAGTGCTGCCCAACGCCATCGCCATTTCCAGCGTCGTCTGGCAGACGGGGATGATCGCAGGCCCGGCGCTGGGCGGCTATGCTTATGCGATCCAGCCCTGGGGCGCCTATGCGCTGGCATCGGGCCTGTTCGCCGTGGCGTTCCTTTGCATGCTGCTGATCGGCCCGGTGCCTCAGCCGCCCCGTGACACCAGCCGCCATCCGGTGCGTCAGATGATCGACGGCCTCACCTATGTCCGCGGCAACCGGCTCGTTCTGGCGACCATCACGCTCGACCTGTTCGCGGTGTTGCTGGCCGGAGCGACGGTGCTCCTGCCGGTTTATGCCCGCGACATATTGCATGTGGGATCGGCGGGGCTTGGCCATCTCGCCGCCTCCCCCGGCATCGGCGCGGGCATCACCGCCCTCTTCTTCTCCTTCCGTCCCATGAGGACCGAGGTGGGCCTCAAGATGCTGGGCTCCGTCATCCTGTTCGGCATCGCCACGATCATCTTCGGCGCCACCGCCTTCCTGCCGCGCAACATCGCGCCGGAAGTCGGCATCGGCGCGCTGATCCTGCTGGGATCGGCGGATATGGTTTCCGTCTATGTCCGACAGTCGCTGATCCAGCTCCACACCCCCGATGAGATGCGCGGCCGGGTGTCCAGCCTGTCGCAGCTCACCATTTCCGCCTCCAATGAATTGGGCGAGGCGGAATCCGGCTTCCTCGCCGCGCTGGTCGGCCCGGTCGCGGCGGTGATCGGCGGCGGCATCGGCGCCATCGTGATAACCCTAATCTGGGCACGGCTCTTCCCAGAGCTGCGCCTTGCCCGTACCTTCGACCCACCTGAAACAAAGGCGGCCGAATCCAAGCAGGAGAAAGCGCAATGA
- the cysK gene encoding cysteine synthase A, producing the protein MKASSILETIGNTPHIRVNRLFGDAEVWIKSERSNPGGSIKDRIALSMIEAAEASGDLKPGGTIIEPTSGNTGVGLAMVAAVKGYKLVLVMPESMSLERRRLMLAYGASFDLTPREKGMKGAIERALELVEQTPNSWMPQQFENPANIDVHVRTTAQEIAVDFADSPIDALITGVGTGGHITGVAQVLKTLWPHLKVYAVEPTLSHVISGGQPGPHPIQGIGAGFIPANLHTQLLDGVIQVDPADAKEFARRAAREEGVLVGISSGATLAAIAQKLPELAEGSRVLGFNYDTGERYLSVPDFLPE; encoded by the coding sequence ATGAAGGCATCCAGCATTTTGGAAACTATCGGCAATACGCCGCATATCCGCGTCAACCGGCTGTTCGGTGACGCGGAGGTGTGGATCAAGTCCGAACGTTCCAACCCCGGCGGGTCGATCAAGGACCGAATCGCCCTGTCCATGATCGAAGCGGCCGAAGCATCGGGCGACCTGAAACCTGGCGGCACCATCATCGAGCCGACATCGGGCAATACCGGCGTCGGCCTGGCCATGGTCGCGGCGGTCAAGGGTTACAAGCTGGTCCTGGTCATGCCCGAAAGCATGAGCCTGGAGCGCCGCCGCCTGATGCTGGCCTATGGCGCCAGCTTCGACCTGACGCCGCGCGAAAAGGGCATGAAGGGCGCGATCGAGCGCGCCTTGGAACTGGTCGAACAGACGCCCAATAGCTGGATGCCGCAGCAGTTCGAGAACCCGGCCAATATCGACGTCCATGTCCGCACCACCGCGCAGGAAATCGCCGTCGACTTCGCGGACAGCCCGATCGACGCGCTGATCACCGGCGTCGGCACCGGCGGCCATATCACCGGCGTGGCGCAGGTGCTTAAAACACTCTGGCCCCACCTCAAAGTCTATGCGGTCGAGCCTACCCTGTCCCATGTCATCAGCGGCGGCCAGCCCGGCCCTCATCCGATCCAGGGCATCGGCGCGGGCTTCATCCCGGCGAACCTCCATACCCAGTTGCTGGACGGCGTGATCCAGGTCGACCCCGCCGACGCCAAGGAATTCGCTCGTCGGGCGGCGCGGGAGGAAGGCGTGCTGGTCGGCATCTCCTCCGGCGCGACACTGGCGGCGATCGCGCAGAAGCTGCCGGAACTTGCCGAGGGCAGCCGCGTTCTGGGCTTCAACTATGACACCGGCGAACGCTATCTGTCGGTACCCGATTTCCTGCCCGAATAA
- a CDS encoding cell wall hydrolase, translating to MTDETSNGQPHRAMWLLWLVLFVGLPALVAAWEARTPSGKPRLDAVAAARFKRPTTLPPAVAPVQIYALDRDEAEAFNAAIPFSRLPNPAARPFIFSGSQTDLARATDCLAAAQIYEAGDDAVGERAVAQVVLNRVRHPAFPKTVCGVVFQGQERATGCQFTFTCDGALARTPTQAAWERARDIAKSALAGKVYKPVGYATHYHTDWVVPYWSSSLDKISSVGTHLFFRWRGWWGTPPAFRRTGENGEPLVERIARLSAAHQGGPAGLPVLAGGTVVDLAALPQQMIGMESLGQMMAGVRLIAIAPGAKSFLVELGHTASPDNWPTMAQTFCAGRPECRIMAWRAGTAPTGLPLSGDQMESMAFAYIHNSATGLQRSLWNCIQTPRANKDECMRQRIPAATATAQPAAAPELAGVRRKERFEVVKIVPPATPPQVMVPPVKP from the coding sequence ATGACCGACGAAACCTCCAACGGCCAGCCGCATCGCGCGATGTGGCTGTTGTGGCTCGTGCTGTTCGTCGGCCTGCCCGCCCTGGTCGCTGCATGGGAGGCTCGGACGCCTTCGGGCAAACCGCGGCTCGACGCCGTCGCCGCCGCCCGGTTCAAGCGCCCGACGACCCTGCCCCCGGCGGTCGCGCCGGTTCAGATCTATGCGCTCGACCGCGATGAGGCGGAAGCGTTCAACGCCGCCATTCCCTTTTCCCGCCTGCCCAATCCGGCGGCACGGCCCTTCATCTTCTCAGGCTCGCAAACCGACCTCGCCCGCGCCACGGACTGCCTGGCCGCAGCGCAGATCTATGAGGCGGGCGACGACGCCGTGGGCGAGCGGGCCGTGGCGCAGGTGGTGCTGAACCGGGTGCGGCATCCGGCCTTTCCCAAGACCGTCTGCGGCGTCGTTTTCCAGGGGCAGGAACGCGCGACCGGGTGCCAGTTCACCTTCACCTGCGATGGTGCGCTCGCCCGCACGCCGACCCAGGCGGCGTGGGAAAGGGCGCGGGACATCGCGAAATCGGCGCTGGCAGGCAAGGTTTACAAGCCGGTCGGCTATGCCACCCATTATCATACCGACTGGGTCGTGCCCTATTGGAGCAGTAGCCTGGACAAGATCTCTTCCGTCGGCACGCATCTCTTCTTCCGCTGGCGGGGCTGGTGGGGGACGCCGCCCGCTTTCCGCCGGACGGGGGAGAATGGCGAACCGCTGGTCGAGCGCATCGCGCGCCTGTCAGCCGCGCATCAGGGCGGACCCGCCGGTCTGCCGGTTCTGGCTGGCGGCACGGTCGTGGATCTCGCGGCGCTGCCCCAGCAGATGATCGGAATGGAATCCCTGGGCCAGATGATGGCGGGCGTACGGTTGATCGCCATCGCGCCGGGGGCGAAGAGTTTTCTCGTCGAACTGGGCCACACGGCTTCGCCCGACAATTGGCCGACGATGGCGCAGACCTTCTGCGCCGGGCGGCCCGAATGCCGGATCATGGCATGGCGAGCCGGAACCGCGCCGACTGGCCTGCCACTGTCGGGCGATCAAATGGAAAGCATGGCCTTCGCCTATATCCACAACAGCGCGACGGGGTTGCAGCGGTCGCTGTGGAACTGCATCCAGACGCCGCGAGCCAACAAGGATGAATGCATGCGCCAGCGGATTCCGGCGGCGACCGCCACTGCACAGCCCGCTGCCGCTCCGGAGTTGGCCGGAGTCCGGCGCAAGGAAAGGTTCGAGGTGGTGAAGATCGTGCCGCCTGCAACGCCACCCCAGGTCATGGTGCCGCCGGTCAAGCCGTAA
- a CDS encoding helix-turn-helix transcriptional regulator has product MIRTEEIYDAATDDAVFDRLASTLAEAVGARSGVLHWGRAPQHVAEISYSGYFSDAQMAVYDQQFQDDDIWGVALDRAEAINRVWNIEAFVPAQTYEGSRIYNEWIRGMGDDTFRCLGGMIQKDGTTGHIGLHRGRTQKPFSEGEVRAVQGSIDHIGRMFAIRSKLDRANHYGRSLHATLDMVGHAVFTLRPNGVLIDCNHLADALLRRADALSLRQRQLKARAPRDDEALQTALRGAAARQGGQASAIFVHREQGLPYVLSIASVRVGMERQIVVIVTDPADRDLSLTSRIRALYGLTRAEAEVAEALCAGRGLEELSQERGVALNTVRTQIKNIYVKLDCSRQSELVARIGALPRLSGFEEE; this is encoded by the coding sequence GTGATCCGTACGGAGGAAATCTACGACGCGGCGACCGACGATGCAGTGTTCGACCGGCTGGCTTCGACGCTGGCGGAGGCGGTCGGCGCGCGCTCGGGCGTCCTGCATTGGGGGCGCGCGCCCCAACATGTCGCGGAAATATCCTATTCCGGTTATTTTTCCGATGCGCAGATGGCGGTTTACGACCAGCAATTTCAGGATGACGATATCTGGGGCGTGGCGCTGGACCGGGCCGAAGCGATCAATCGCGTCTGGAATATCGAAGCCTTCGTGCCAGCCCAGACCTATGAAGGCAGCCGGATCTACAATGAGTGGATCAGGGGGATGGGTGACGACACCTTTCGCTGCCTGGGCGGCATGATTCAAAAGGATGGGACGACGGGCCATATCGGCCTGCACCGCGGGCGCACGCAAAAGCCCTTCAGCGAGGGTGAGGTGCGGGCGGTACAGGGCAGCATCGACCATATCGGCCGCATGTTCGCGATCCGCAGCAAGCTGGACCGCGCCAATCATTATGGCCGGTCGCTGCATGCGACGCTCGACATGGTGGGCCATGCGGTCTTCACTCTCCGCCCCAACGGCGTGCTGATCGACTGCAATCATCTGGCGGACGCGCTGTTGCGCCGTGCCGATGCGCTGAGCTTGCGGCAGCGGCAATTGAAGGCGCGCGCGCCGCGCGATGATGAAGCCTTGCAGACTGCGCTGAGGGGCGCGGCGGCGCGGCAGGGCGGGCAGGCGAGCGCGATCTTCGTCCATCGCGAACAGGGTCTGCCCTATGTGCTGTCGATCGCTTCGGTGCGCGTCGGCATGGAACGGCAGATCGTCGTGATCGTGACCGATCCGGCTGACCGGGATCTGAGCCTTACCAGCCGCATCCGCGCGCTCTACGGCCTTACCCGGGCGGAGGCGGAGGTGGCCGAAGCGCTTTGCGCGGGCCGTGGCCTGGAGGAGCTGTCGCAGGAACGCGGCGTGGCGCTCAACACGGTGCGGACGCAGATCAAGAATATCTATGTGAAGCTGGATTGCAGCCGCCAGTCCGAACTGGTCGCCCGCATCGGCGCGCTGCCGCGTTTGAGCGGGTTCGAGGAAGAATAG
- a CDS encoding MFS transporter produces MSAITLPIQGCTLMSLGVFLPALAVDFGGQAGGAATAFLLAMSLASLAVGWALGKVGARSVLLIGIALSAAGYELAAMAQDRLALTAAMALTGLGVGASTIVPGIAVITRHHLARRGMALAIFLGAAVVAGALVPPFVGAAMAIWSWRTAMLLCAAVMALACPPLVLMVPGGRIDSGQPTAGPDATRAALRSANFCRIVLAMTLLQLAINGVLFATVDSLMAQGLTQSSAVLAYSSANLLGLPALLMGGMLADRLGAGRSLIATALLLAMGTMALMGVRALDMAGVCLFVLIWGVASALPGQSGSMLLADVVEAEAFPRLLGLNTAIISLVGALAPLLTDQMRAAGGGYGLPILVYAALALIAAPVIALVRPSKADAG; encoded by the coding sequence TTGTCTGCGATCACCCTACCGATCCAGGGCTGCACGCTGATGTCGCTGGGCGTGTTTCTGCCTGCCCTCGCGGTCGATTTCGGGGGTCAGGCGGGCGGCGCAGCCACCGCCTTCTTGCTGGCGATGAGCCTTGCCAGCCTGGCGGTCGGCTGGGCGCTGGGGAAGGTGGGCGCCCGGTCGGTCCTGCTGATCGGCATCGCGCTCAGCGCCGCCGGATATGAGCTTGCCGCCATGGCGCAGGACCGGCTGGCCCTGACAGCCGCCATGGCCTTGACGGGCCTAGGCGTCGGCGCATCGACCATCGTGCCCGGCATCGCCGTCATCACCCGGCATCATTTGGCGCGGCGGGGCATGGCGCTGGCGATCTTTCTGGGCGCGGCGGTCGTGGCGGGCGCGCTCGTGCCGCCTTTTGTCGGGGCGGCCATGGCGATCTGGTCGTGGCGCACGGCCATGCTGCTCTGCGCGGCGGTCATGGCGCTGGCCTGCCCGCCGCTGGTCCTGATGGTGCCCGGCGGCCGGATCGACAGCGGCCAGCCGACGGCCGGTCCGGACGCGACCAGAGCCGCGCTGCGCAGCGCGAATTTCTGCCGCATCGTCCTGGCGATGACCCTGTTGCAGCTCGCGATCAACGGCGTGCTGTTCGCGACGGTGGACAGCCTGATGGCGCAGGGACTGACGCAATCCAGCGCAGTGCTTGCCTATAGCAGCGCCAATCTGCTGGGTCTGCCCGCGCTGTTGATGGGCGGTATGCTGGCCGACCGGCTCGGCGCGGGGCGCAGCCTGATCGCGACGGCCCTGCTGCTGGCGATGGGGACGATGGCGCTGATGGGGGTTCGCGCCCTGGATATGGCCGGGGTCTGCCTGTTCGTCCTGATCTGGGGCGTCGCGAGCGCGCTGCCCGGCCAGTCGGGATCGATGCTGCTGGCCGATGTGGTGGAGGCGGAGGCGTTCCCCAGGCTGCTTGGCCTCAATACCGCGATCATCAGCCTGGTCGGCGCGCTGGCGCCGCTCTTGACCGACCAGATGCGGGCGGCGGGCGGCGGCTATGGCTTGCCTATATTGGTCTATGCCGCACTCGCGCTGATAGCCGCCCCGGTCATCGCGCTGGTGCGCCCGTCAAAGGCCGATGCTGGCTGA
- a CDS encoding TonB-dependent receptor, whose protein sequence is MKGWARLCCASVLAIAAPAFGQEEDEAYGQLAGQRIVIVTARRVPEAQDKVPISLVRLDRNDLERRGIDALADLAGAVPNLTMPTVGAFGARQPIIRGVFSPIGASTVGLYVDDVPVQIRSLEVAGNPDLRRFDLERVEVLRGPQGTLFGADSMGGTIRTLTRQPQLEGMDAQISGEAAAVRGGGLTREMQAALGSAILPGRIGARVSAYYRRDAGVIDRFDPASGALLTKNVDHGAALGLRLAVKAAPSERLELTPSLFYQRTERGDLPFHESTLGRFRQSATLRQPGRDRFLLPSLTARLDLGGATLTSVTAWLDRRNRQIVDYSGFFGEIVLGGAVPGIRTPGGSYSRTTVGQRNFTQEVRLASGAEGAVRWLIGGFYGRSRIVMEQRVVEPGIADLAQSQLGLSIEEIFGLPLLPGGQSYHSRQQIGERTLAAFGQASWALAPRWEVTAGLRVSHNPLSFRLMSEGPFAGGSNAVGPRRQSGTPVIPHASLSWRPADDSLVYLSAGKGFRSGGTNGAVPAASCAADLSAMGRIAAPDSYDSDSLWSFEAGVKAGFPAQGFHLSLAAFRIDWERIQQSVSLPNCGFSYVDNLGTARNRGVELAVQAEPLRALKLDFSLGFVDARFRRDVGLAGAGSIVAAGDRVPYVPRWSGTLAAEYGFVLPGRVDGFIRSEWRHAGRYRRAPSPRSVAYDPRVYAGEGSDLLFLRVGLGRDGWRLSAFADNLLDSRAVLYRNAELVPVTGSPLREMAQRPRTIGLSASIGL, encoded by the coding sequence AAGCGCAGGACAAGGTGCCGATCAGCCTTGTCCGCCTCGACCGGAACGATCTGGAACGGCGGGGCATCGACGCGCTGGCCGATCTGGCGGGGGCGGTGCCCAATCTGACCATGCCGACGGTCGGCGCCTTCGGGGCGCGGCAGCCGATCATTCGCGGGGTCTTTTCGCCCATCGGGGCGTCCACCGTCGGCCTCTATGTTGACGATGTGCCGGTGCAGATCCGTTCGCTGGAGGTAGCGGGCAATCCTGACCTGCGCCGTTTCGACCTGGAGCGGGTGGAGGTGTTGCGCGGACCGCAGGGGACGCTGTTCGGCGCCGATTCCATGGGCGGCACCATCCGCACCCTGACCCGTCAGCCGCAACTGGAGGGCATGGACGCGCAGATCAGCGGCGAGGCGGCGGCGGTCAGGGGCGGCGGCCTCACCCGCGAGATGCAGGCGGCGTTGGGCAGCGCCATCCTGCCGGGCCGGATCGGTGCGCGGGTCAGCGCCTATTATCGGCGCGATGCCGGCGTCATCGACCGGTTCGACCCCGCTTCCGGCGCGCTTTTGACGAAGAATGTCGATCATGGCGCGGCGCTGGGCCTGCGCCTGGCGGTCAAGGCGGCCCCGAGCGAGCGTCTGGAACTGACGCCGTCGCTTTTCTACCAGAGGACGGAGCGAGGCGACCTGCCTTTCCACGAAAGCACCCTTGGCCGATTCCGCCAGTCCGCAACCCTGCGCCAGCCCGGCCGCGACCGCTTCCTGCTGCCCAGCCTGACCGCCCGGCTGGATCTGGGTGGGGCCACGCTGACCAGCGTCACCGCTTGGCTGGATCGCCGGAACCGCCAGATCGTCGATTATTCCGGCTTCTTTGGCGAGATCGTGCTGGGCGGCGCCGTGCCCGGCATCCGTACGCCGGGCGGCAGCTATAGCCGCACCACCGTCGGCCAGCGCAATTTCACGCAGGAAGTGCGGCTCGCTTCCGGCGCGGAGGGGGCGGTCCGCTGGTTGATCGGGGGCTTTTACGGCCGGTCGCGGATCGTCATGGAGCAGCGCGTGGTCGAACCGGGGATCGCTGATCTCGCGCAATCGCAGCTCGGCCTGTCGATCGAGGAGATTTTCGGCCTGCCGTTGCTGCCCGGCGGCCAGAGCTATCATAGCCGTCAACAGATTGGCGAGCGCACGCTGGCCGCTTTCGGGCAGGCGAGCTGGGCGCTGGCACCCCGCTGGGAGGTGACGGCGGGGCTGCGCGTGTCGCATAATCCGCTGAGCTTCCGCCTGATGTCCGAGGGGCCGTTCGCAGGCGGGAGCAACGCCGTCGGCCCCCGCCGCCAGAGCGGCACGCCCGTCATCCCGCATGCCAGCCTGTCCTGGCGTCCGGCGGACGACAGCCTGGTCTATCTGAGCGCGGGTAAGGGCTTTCGCAGCGGTGGCACCAATGGGGCGGTTCCGGCGGCGAGTTGCGCCGCCGATCTGTCCGCCATGGGACGCATCGCCGCGCCGGACAGCTATGATTCGGACTCCCTCTGGAGCTTTGAGGCAGGGGTGAAGGCTGGATTTCCGGCGCAGGGATTTCATCTGTCGCTGGCCGCCTTCCGCATCGATTGGGAACGCATCCAGCAATCGGTCTCCTTGCCCAATTGCGGCTTTTCCTATGTCGACAATCTGGGCACGGCGCGCAACCGGGGCGTCGAGCTGGCGGTGCAGGCCGAGCCGTTGCGTGCGCTGAAGCTCGACTTTTCGCTGGGCTTTGTCGATGCGCGCTTTCGCCGCGATGTCGGGCTTGCCGGAGCGGGTAGCATCGTTGCCGCCGGGGATCGTGTTCCTTATGTGCCGCGCTGGTCGGGGACGCTGGCGGCGGAATATGGCTTCGTGCTGCCAGGCCGGGTGGACGGCTTCATCCGGTCCGAATGGCGGCATGCGGGCCGCTATCGCCGCGCGCCTTCGCCCCGGTCGGTCGCTTATGATCCCCGTGTCTATGCGGGGGAGGGGAGCGATCTGCTGTTCCTGCGCGTGGGGCTTGGCCGGGATGGCTGGCGGTTGTCCGCCTTTGCCGACAATCTGCTGGACAGCCGGGCGGTTCTCTACCGCAATGCGGAACTGGTGCCGGTCACCGGATCGCCGCTGCGCGAAATGGCGCAGCGCCCGCGCACCATCGGCCTGTCAGCCAGCATCGGCCTTTGA